A stretch of DNA from Vanacampus margaritifer isolate UIUO_Vmar chromosome 1, RoL_Vmar_1.0, whole genome shotgun sequence:
ggaaaaaaatctgaagtcCAAACGTAATGAGAAAGTCATGTTTGAGAAAATAATTATCTTCTTTTACTAATGCTTTTGAAATGGTTacttcattttcttcttctcataAATTGACTTTGTTATGTTTGTAATGATtttttctcctaaaaaaaaatacatacatttttggaaaattaaTTTGCTTTTCACCAAATATGTAtaaacctttatttaaaaaaaaaatacatctaatgTACGtagtaatgtttttaaaaaaaataatgggatttttttttattcttaaataaaaataaataaatacaaactttGTACAACTTTATTCACTTTTGGTCATAAAAAACtacccaagaaaaaaaaaagttttaattattttgctcccgttctattttaaatattaccatgatcccaaatatgtatttatatgtttttttatgtgtgttttttaatgctagagcatagacaaggctttgattcagcctctaaacaaaagagaatggttgaagcaatggtagttattaccaaaacggccagcaggtggcagcagagtataagagattagaCTGGGCCATGTTGTAAAGAGCTTCTGgatattcacagatttgtgaataacgatgaaacttagctaaattctaatgctaattcctgcgaaacggaaactgatagaaatatacctattttttccaaaatccggtaaaacagccgggagcaaagggggttgcttcagggaaaatggctgcgagtgaatgagttaaaatgttattcttattttactcttacttttttcttctttggctGTAATTTCAAAAATCCGATTTAGGTTAACTTGTAACTATGGAATTGTctttttactgcatttttattagaaaaaaataaaaacaaaagattggAATAAAAATGGACTATTGTTGTAGTATTGCAAGTTCAACTATCTAAAAATTCGACCCTTTTTCATAAATTTCATTCTCATTAGATTAGattggttttaaaaatgcattgtaaATAAAACTTCAATAAAAGTTAGTGTCGCTACTTTTTGTCTGAAGAAATGCaaatattttgggaaaataCAAACTCAAACCATTATCATCTAAAAAAAGGAATTTGTTTCAAAAGATTTCAactgtgaaatgttttttttccttctattcGGTGTATTCTTGATACTCTgtgtgtattttaagaaaataaaggaaCACATTCTGCCAACCATGATACAAAAAATTGTTGAAATATGAAATGATTCCAATGCTTTTCATGATTAATTGAGGACAAGTAACTTAAAAAGGAGTCCGAATGTCCAGTCCACGTGCTGTGGTGCTCGTCATGTGCCGGCCGTGCGCCAGGCCACGATGTGGTCCGCTCGCATCCCAACAGGATCGATGATAATTAGTTGTTCCGCCGGCTGATTCAAATCTCCCCGAGACATTGATCTGATCAGCGGAACACCgaaaacaaacaacatgaaCGTCAACTGAAGAGCTTGCATGTGCGATTGTGCGGCTTCATGTCAAACCGCTTTGACTTTCTGTTTGCTGCAGCAAATCATGAAGGATCGCTGGATCAATGCCGGATTCGAAGAAGACGAGCTGAAGCCTTACGTTGAGCCTGAGCTGGACATCACTGATCAGAAAAGAATaggtacacccccccccctttcaaaacaaaaacctcaTGGTCTCCAGGCTTCTTTCAATATTATGGCGGAGGCACCGAGTAgtgttaattattaatttatcaaTTTCATCAGCACGCACTTTTCACCgtactaaaactagactagaataAAACCCtcgttaataaacaataaatgggACTAAATCGGTATGCGTTTTCGGAGAtgaaatgatgaaatgaaatgatgagatgaaaatgtacttcactttaTAAAAACTGGAcgaaaatctatggacatttttgttcatggacaaaaacgagacaaaaaatgatatgattttgtcaaatctggtctctgctaatctgtggCTGTGACGCTGTCATGTGACGCTGTCAtgtgacacgccccctttcaaatctgcagctcgCAAGTGCACAACATGTACAAACAGagggaggtggattcacggtgaacggtaaaaaaacaaaaagaagtcaATTATAAACATTAATCCAAAGGTTTTAACGTTCCATCAATAAttttaatccgaccgctaactaacgctggctaatttactagctcatagcatggagccatagtagccactaaaacgagacgaaaatgttgCTGACCAAAACTAGaggaataaaattgttttcttggactaaaataaagactgaaatactaaataaaaatgggatgaggttgactaactatgataaaaactaacaagtgtgattgaaactggactaaaactgagactaaataaaaaaaaaatggtggataaaaTTAACAATCGCACCTAGCTACAAATTGCCTTAAAAAGCTCTTAACCAGTTTGAAATTTGTGTCGGTTCAGCATCCCGATCCTCCGCTAATCTGGGTGTTGCGTAAGAAGGCTTTTCTTTAGCGCGAGCTGTCGTTTGGTGGCCCCCCCGGGGGCTCTCGCTCGCTCCGTCTCGTTTTTCCAGCGGCCAAGAAGAAACGTGCCGATGAATAAGTCAACGCAAGCTGTTGCCGGCGAGCAGCAGCGAACTTGGCCGCCCCCCGCCCCTCGCCCCCCCGCCCCAGCGCGGTGTCCTGGATAAGGGCTTAATGAAGggtgtgggggcgggggcgcTTACATAACAGCAGCTGGGCTGACGAGAGGCAAAAACAACATGGACGCCGCAGAGGGGAGGAATCCCTCCCCTCCAAATAATGCATGTAACGCATAGCTGGGGTTCGACAGCCGTCACGCAGGAGGCACGCAGACAAAATGGTGGACCATTGCACCGTTTTGACAAAAGTATCGGGCCACATAACGTGCGCTGATGCGGGGGCTTGCCCGACTTGACCTACCGCTGTCACGCCAATGCAAAATTGAAGTCGCCATTATTATCATCACAATCCAACAAGGAAAAATATAACAGCGCCATCGTCTGGTGCAGGTCAGAATCAACATTAATACAAgaacacccaaaaaatattttattattgataaatatttgtaaaatgaacaatgtttttaaaaataagatttctgttaaatgtaaaaaagtaataaaaaaggcttgatattaatgttttttttttttttacttgatctATAAATGAACTCCATAAATCCACAAATTGAATATCATTCATCTAAAAACATAAAGTCTTGTTGCAATTTTTTATGGCTTTTAGGTATCTCATTGAACActtgttaaatttattgtaaataacgTGAAAAATTTCATACGTACAATAGttgattatgtcaaaaatgagtGTCAAGATTAATCGACTATTGTTTAAATAATGGAGTAATCGTTAAGTGCAATTGCTTCACTTCACTTCATCCAAATCttctgatttcagcctctcattAGTAATTATTCTGATTTCTGATGAtcttttgtgttgaatcaaaataagaaatttgAAAACATCAGCTTTTTTCGTTGAAAACAATGAATCAACCAGCAACTTTGTCACATTCAAAAAGTgtgattttgattaattgttgtttagttgtttttaatcACTAAATAATACCAAACAAGCAACAATTGGGTATTAAcagtaatgtgtgtgtgtgggtggggggctGGGGGTTAATAAAACACTTaagtaatgcaaaataaaaggtATTATTcagttctaaaaatattcaatagtgtcAAATGATTACTTTGAAAATGAGCATTATATTAGAGATGCATTTCAAATACTTCATGTACTTGCTATTTTAAGAGAAAATTGATAATCAAACTCCTAATTGAGCCTAATAACATAATTGCCTAACTCAGAGGTGTCAAACTCgaggcccgggggccagatcttgtccgccacatcattttatgggGGCCGCGACGCCAAGTCATGTGTCTGTCAAATTCATTTTCTTGCCGCGAAAGATGAACCCGcgagaaacgagggaacactgtcgtttaaaaaaaaatgttttttttactggagtCTATGGGGGTAATATGAGGGATCATACAGTTGTATGTTCAAAGTCCTAATGGCCCAACAAGAGAAACCGTCAACCGAGTGGTGAAATGTACAGCAATCAATTTGTGCGTGTGCTCAGATGTGATGGTGGGGATGGGCTACAACCTGGACGAGATCCAGGAGTCGCTGGCCAAGATGAAGTACGATGAGATCACCGCCACCTACCTGCTGCTGGGCAGGAAGGCCTCGGAGGTAAGCGGCCAATCGGCGAGGGCCAGCCCCCTCTTGACCTCCGACCGACCCCTCTTGACCTCCGACCGGCCCCTTCTTGACCTCCGACCGGCCCCTTCTTGACCTCCGACCCCTGCCCTCAGCCGGAGCCAGGCGAGTCGGCGTCCAGCAGCAACCTGTCGCTAGCCAAGCCCAGACCCAACAGCGAACTCAACGGGCAGTCGCCCTCGCACCTCAAAGTCCAGAGGAGCGTCTCGTCCAACCACAAGCAGCGACGCTACAGCGAGCAAGGTCGGCACTTGAAATCCATCTCACTTGTGCCTTCATAACACACCCCTCGTCTTGTTaccatgcagtttttttttctctcaattcaattcaattccaaATCTCCCCGCGTCTCTTCTCAGTGGGCCAGAACGCGCCCGCCGGCACGGCCCACCCCAAGCGCAGTCAGACCGCCGCCGTCGACAACGGGAAGGACGACGGCGGCGTCCAGCTGCGCAAATCCGGAGCCCCGGGGAGCCGCGGCGCGCAGCCCGCCAGCCCGCTGCTGGGCAACGCCGGCAACCCCAACAAGGCCGACATCCCCGACCGCAGGAAAGGCGGCAGCGCCGCCGGACACGCCGTGAGTGGAAATCGGCTCATGACGGCACTAGAATAGACGCCGCATACGCACACCTCATATCCTAGCGTTGGCATCGGGTGGGATActcgtacctccaaaatcaaAGACCACAAAAAAACGAATCTTTGTTCAATCtccaatatggaactttttcccctaaaatatctttacagtagcctttttatttgaccacttatgactgaaatgtcttctCATTAGTATATTAACACCTTACCTGTTCACAATGGCTACTCCTGCAAGCTTCTGGCCAATTCGGGTTCgaattatgtatgtatgtattatagTATGTGATGAAgagtatgtgcagtttcatatTTCGTCAGTAGGAGGCAGTAGCAATTCAAAATTGAATATTCTAGATTCagtagaattttattttattttattttttttaatgatttgatcTCAAAGTTGTAAATTCAGGACAAAACGTATTTTTTCAGAGAGAAAAATAAGTCATAAGTGGAAAAGTCCCAATTTCACATTTACCCTACAAAAATAAGCATGAACtcaataaaaaaggcagaattgtatggattaaaaaaaaaaaaaagtaaatttgaaTGAAGGTagtaaaatgttgaaatttaaGGGAATGAAGgaaaggaaattttgaacatgctcaaaaacattaaaatgccTAACGTAAAACATTCGTTACCTTTGCATTACATCTTTCAGATAAAACAAATGTCATTTCTTTAGGCATGTTAAATACGGCATTAATATCATTGGTTAAGGTTTTTGTAAACTGGTGCAGCCCGAGATGGATTTTGAGATCAGTTAGCGAGCATGCGCGTGGCGACGCGTGATTGGCCGTCGACGCGTGGGTGAAATGTGTGTGGCGTTCCCGCAGCAGAACAACACGGTGTCGGCGGGGATGACGCGCCGGAACACGTACGTGTGCAGCGATCGCAACAACGCCGACCGCCTCTCGGTCATCCCCAACGGGAAGGAGGCCAGGTGAGAGTGCCCACTTTTGAGTTTGCCCACTTTTGAGTTTGCCCACTTTTGAGTTTGCCGACGTGCGCCGGAAACAcctgttcttttcttttcttttcttttcttttcttttcttttcttttcttttcttttcttttcttttttcttttctgtctttctttgaaCGCTTTTGCTTTCCTCTCACGATCTTGTGTTTAATTTGTGCCCGTGTCGTGGCGGTTGCGCGGGGTTGGGGGCCACGGTGGCCGGTCAGCACGAGTTCGGTGGTCCGCGCCGCCAGCCCCTCGCCTTCCCTGAGGTTCCCGGGGCCCGGCCCCTTGTACGCGTGCCAGGCGGGCTGGGCCACGCTGCCGCACTCCTACTACGCGCTGGACTACTGCTCGGCCAAGTAAGAcgaaggggggcgggggggatatGACCCCCCCTTTCCTGACCCCGACCCCCACCCACTTTCTCCTGGTGTCAGCCCCTTGCCAACCCCCGCATGTACAATTGGACGCCTCCTTCACTTCATCACCACGATCCGAAATGTTCGTCACAGGAAAAGTCTGAATTTGAAGTGGCAGAAGTTGGAATTTGACACCAGTCACAGATGTTTGTGTAGATTTACTTCAAATTTTAAGGCTAACAATCTGCagtcatggggaaaaaatggtagTTTAGCAAAGGATGTGGtaaattcacacaaaaaaagtcttattttttgtccaaaaaaaattcccaggAGTCTGAATTTTcccgataatttttttaaatatctgaaaaatgtgaatttaggacaaaatgaaaaattgagactgaagtatttttttaagagtgaaTTTTATGAGTGTTgtatggaagaagaagaagaaaaaaaaagccttcacaGGGGTAACGGACAATTTTAGGTGAAAACCATCGTAATCCGATattaagcattttgacaaacgtcagtatcggccttttttcaaaatctgatggCCGATAGAAAGTCAATCTgaaaccattttcattttttggccttCAATTGAGTTTTAAGGTAAATACCGCTTACATCATTTTAAGGTTGCGTAGTTTTGTGTTCATAAGTAAACATGAGAAGAGTTTGAAAAATATAGATGATGatggccccgcccccttttcTGGTTGCCGTGTGTTtgatttttggtttgtttgaacTTTTCATTCTTCTCCTGATCTTTCctccgttttttttcctctgcctTTCAACTTCCTCTGCGGTCCAAAAATGTCGTCTGACCTTGCGTGTCCGCCCGCAGCGTGTCGGTGTCTCCGGGCGGCCAGCGCAACCCGGTGGCGTCCACCCACAGCGTGGCCAACGCGGCCACGCCCGACCGCCTGCGCTTCCCGCGCGGCACGGCCAGCCGCAGCACTTTCCACGGCGGGCAGCTGCGCGACCGCCGCACGGCCACCTACAACGGGCCGCCCGCCTCGCCCACCCTCTCGCACGACGCCTCGCCGCTGTCGCAGGCGCGCAGCCGCGCCACCAGCAACCTCTTCTCCAAGCTCACCTCCAAGCTCACGCGCAGGTAAGCCCATCGCGCGCCCGCTTTGCCTTTCTTCCTTGTTCCTGCAGCCAATCGGCACGCGGCCTGGCGCGGCGATGTCGTGTGTGTGATTTGGCACTTAGCTTAGCATAGTTAGCGGCGCACGCCGATAACTTCAAATTTGATGATTACAAATGTTGAGGAAAAGTCGGTCTGCGTTATTGCATCGTCTATATTTTGCTTACTACTAAATActttaatttgaacaaaaaaatggattatGGTATTTTACGGCGATGTATTGTTGCCacaccaggaaaaaaatgttcagtatTGCGTTAGAAATGTCATCATTTAATGTGGTAGTTAATGTTTTAATGTGAAAATTGTGTTacgttaaaatgtaaaaattttcaCGTGATAAATTTCATGgtttaatgttttaattaaaatgatcacattttaatgagataaatttaatgttttaatttaaaatgatcacatttcaagataaatttcatgttttaatttaaattaaaatattacattttaactggataaatttcatgttttaatttaaaatgatcatatttcaagataaatttcatgttttaatttaaattaaaatattacattttaactggataaatttcatgttttaatttaaattaaaatattacattttaactggataaatttcatgttttaatttaaaatgatcacattttgagataaatttcatgttttaagttttaattcaaataaaaattagtACATTTTAACGAGATAAATTTCATGTTTTAACGGGTTAGGGTTGATGAAATAGGGTTtgttttttctgcttaattcttattcctCAAGCGCAGTGCGGACTCGTGGGCGCACATTGCAAAGATAATTTTGTCTTTTAAGACGTTTGCTTGAAAGAAATATTTGAAAGATGGACACAAAAGTCAGCGTGCAACATGCGAAAAGCAGCAGGCAGGTCCGCCGTATTCATTTGTGATGGATGTTACTCGCTGGTCGCCCATGATGCGTGTTTCCCGCTGTCGCCGTCCGTCCCCGCTTTCTcgccgtcctcgtcctcgtGCTGCCGGGACATCGTTTGACGCTGTGTCCCttgttgtgtgtgttgtagAAACATGTCGTTCAGGTTTACCAAAAGGTAGGATCAGTACTGCCTGCGCTGTCGCATCCCCGCTGGCACGCCACTAACACGCCGCTCGGCTGCACAAcaaacacagacaaacacacacgcgtGACATGTGACATGCTAGCTTCACTAATTTGCCGTTTTGAGAAGAGCGCCACAAAAACGTGTGACGACTTcatcaaataatcaaataaatgttattcaaaatATCATCCAGtgcaaaaaaattcaataaatacaacacacttgtttttaattataacttagctcattcactcacagccatttcccctgaagcaacccccttcgctcccggctggattttgactgattttgcaaggcccacagaataatgggttctattgctatcaaaacaaaagaaagattaaatgatcttctttcatcaggaaaaaaagtaacaattagcattagaatatagctaaggttCCTCAAGATTTTTATTCCTATATTGAtattatgctctagcattaaaaaaaacatataaatatgtctttgggacacacacttaaaatagaacgttaaatgtattttcatccgcattttttaatttagaataAATCATTGAACCTGAGCCAAATAAATGCCCGAAAAGCTGCAAGAAATATGACAGGGTTGGAGCCAATGGAAGTTTTGGGTGTCATCGTCTCTGTTTGACACTTTggagccacaagatggcgcgcGTGTGCTCGCAGACGCCATCGGAGAAGCGCTCGGCGTttattgtgacaaaaaaaaaataagtgcaaTGGAGTTTTtgcggggtttttttttgtggtcttcTTGTGTTGTTTGAACGCGATCCACAtcctcttcttgtttttgtcttcttctttctcGTCTTCTCACGCGTCCCTCAGAGTCTCCACAGAGTTTGAGAGAAACGGGAGACTCGAGGGCTCAAGGTGAGCTTACCCGACGACCGTAAAACATCCGGTGGCACCCGCCGGCCCCTTTcacgcaaaaaaaagaaaagaaaaggggcCTTTCGGGAGTGGAACGGTGGCGCTGGGATCAGAGCTTTGCATTCAGTGTGCGTGTGAAAGGGGCAAATCGCAGCAAATGGTGGACAATTTGATCAACACAACCAGGAAGGAGAAATGAATTTTGGCTGTGATACTTCAGTCACTGCTTCTGTTTTCACACAGCCGCCATCTTGCCTTTGTCACAAGTTGGGAAATTTGTAGAGCGATTTCATTTTGTTGTACCTTTCACACAGTTTCCGTAAAATTGGGGCATTGGTCATAACCGTTTTATACACAGACCCCGGCTGAGgtaaaattagggatgcacaataatatCGGCGgctgataattatcggcaattatcaactaagttgacgtcacgtgactttgtaaattattggtttatcgtaccggttgaaaatagcattatcgtgcgtCCCTAACTAAAATATTAACGCAACAGTGTGTAACAacgattaataaaataattcaattgcAAAAAAGTCAAAGCATGCCAGAAAGCCAAGAGAAAAATTGCGATAACCGATTAATCAGCTGatgtcactttaaaaaataaattgaactaacaaaattttgtgaaaatgattattttcaaaaaggttgaCATCAGCTGATTAAAACCAACCAACAGATTAATCAGTCGGTCCCTACTTGAAATGACGATCGTTGTTGATTTTAGCTAATTGCATGTAGCCCACCACTGCTAGTTGGACGGTTTGAATGACGCCAGTCGTGGTTAAGAATGGACACGAGGCCAACGCTTTCATTCTGACACCCACggcactcaccaggccaggcgCCACCTTTTAAAGTCACACACGTACTCAGTCACAGCGTGGAACGTGAAAATGGCGCCCCCAGGTGGTGGACAGCCATAATGCCTGCGCCTCACGTGCACATGTTGATGTTTCATAAATTTGATTCGTCGATGGGATCACCAATTGTAAACATATCCGATTGCTGAAGCCAATGGTGTGGCATACTCAAATACCTGCCTGGGAAATGTCCTCGGTAGCCAACGTTGGCCCCTTTCACGCTGCGCATCGAAACAGATATTTACCCCCTTCCCCACGTGTCATGTATTAATTAATATGTTGAATGGGATGTTGGAGTTGAGCCACAAAATTTCCAGCTTCTGAGAGCGTAACAGGAGGTTTGGCGGCCGTGTGAAAGCCGGGACAGCTGTGTGAAATGTAGCACCCGACACCGCCTCGTTGTGTTGAAAGCGATTTGTCGCTGTTAGACACCAGTTGACTAAATGCCAGCTCGCCAGTTCCGTCCCGGATGTGCCACTTTTGCATAAAGACAGCATGAAAGGGGCTACGCCGTCCATACCGCTCCTTCTCCATatctttgtccttttttttttgccggtaGATTTTGTGAATGCGTCAGACTTTCTCCCGGCTGATTCGTCTTGTTGGCTGCATGATGTCGATGTCGTCATGCTCGTTTTTGTTCTTGTCGTTTTTTGTTTGCTCTTTCTGCATGTTGACCTTGAAACGCACGAACGCCtctttacaaacaaacaacccCCCTTTTCACGCCTGCTGCAGCATGGTCCATCTTATGATGATGAATTTTTCCAGATGCTTTAATTCGCGTTGGTTCTTTTCATcatacaaaaagcaaaacaacctCCGCTGGTCCGACTGCCACAATTTCATGGCCGCTCGttgacattttgtagtcacagttttgtggccacaaaataTTCTTGGACACGAGTTCACATTTTGTGATCATAAATTAGTATTTTCTGCCCATGAGTTTGGATTTCGTGGCCACAGATGACAATTTTGTGGTCGCAAATTAGTATTCATCGATTTGTCATTTCTGACGgaaattttgcattttgtggCCAACAATTACACTTTTGGCTACAATTTCATATTTTGGAGCCACAAATGACCATTTTGTGGTAATATGATGACTTAATGAGCATTTTTTGTCCATAGAAAAAGATTTTGGGGTCGTGATGCAGTATTTTGTGgctattaattaaaattatgatTTGAAGGGCACATTTTTGTGGTCTTATATTAACATTTTGTGGCTGTGGATGAAAATCTTGTGGCtcagtttaatattttttgctcACAAGTTAGCATCACAAATGACCATTTAGTGGTAATTTGGTGAATTTATCAGCATTTTATTTCCATCGATCAGCATTTTGTGCTTGCAATGTTTTGTATTGTGGCGACGAATTCAAATTTGTGGGCAAATATTGGGATTTGGTGGGCACATTCTGTGGTCACATATTAACATTTTGTGACCACATTTTAGCATTTTGTGGCTGCGGATTAAATTTTGTAGCCACAAGTGACCATTTTGTGAtcatttgatgatttttttccccataaatcaGAATTTCATGGCTGTGATTTTGTGGCTACAAATTTTTGGGCATATATCAGGATTTTATTGCCACATTTTAGCATTTTGTGGCCGCAGATTAAATTgatgatatattttatttttgtccataaatCCGAACTTCAAGCATTTGATGGTCGTATTTTGTGGCAACTCGTTCCCTTTTTTGTGCACGCATCAGGATTTCCTTTccacaaatgagcattttgtgCGCACGTTTCCTCTAAACCGCGGCCACAGTTccaatccccccacccccctttttcgtgtgtgtgcgtgtgcgtgcgcgcccGCGATGTCTGCCGTGACGTGACGGCGCCGCGTGTCTCCGCAGCCGCCACGTGCCCGGAGAGGCCAAGGGCGACGGCAAGGACGGCGGCAAAGACGGCAAGCCGCGCTCGCTGCGCTTCACGTGGAGCATGCGGACCACCAGCTCCATGGAGCCCTCCGACATCATGCGGGAGATCCGCAAGGTGCTGGACGCCAACAACTGCGACTACGAGCAGCAGGAGAGCTTCCTGCTGCTGTGCGTGCACGGCGACGGGCGCGCCGAGAACCTGGTCCAGTGGGAGATGGAGGTGTGCAAGCTGCCCCGCCTCTCCCTCAACGGCGTGCGCTTCAAGAGGATATCGGGCTCGTCCATGGCCTTCAAGAACAT
This window harbors:
- the mark3a gene encoding MAP/microtubule affinity-regulating kinase 3a isoform X9; the encoded protein is MSTKTPLPTVNEKATESHTSSHANGRQEVSSSRSSRSGVRSRGSEEPQQPHVGNYRLLKTIGKGNFAKVKLARHILTGREVAIKIIDKTQLNPNSLQKLFREVRIMKILNHPNIVKLFEVIETERTLYLVMEYASGGEVFDYLVAHGRMKEKEARAKFRQIVSAVQYCHQKHIVHRDLKAENLLLDADMNIKIADFGFSNEFTMGNKLDTFCGSPPYAAPELFQGKKYDGPEVDVWSLGVILYTLVSGSLPFDGQNLKELRERVLRGKYRIPFYMSTDCENLLKRFLVLNPAKRGTLEQIMKDRWINAGFEEDELKPYVEPELDITDQKRIDVMVGMGYNLDEIQESLAKMKYDEITATYLLLGRKASEPEPGESASSSNLSLAKPRPNSELNGQSPSHLKVQRSVSSNHKQRRYSEQVGQNAPAGTAHPKRSQTAAVDNGKDDGGVQLRKSGAPGSRGAQPASPLLGNAGNPNKADIPDRRKGGSAAGHANNTVSAGMTRRNTYVCSDRNNADRLSVIPNGKEASVSVSPGGQRNPVASTHSVANAATPDRLRFPRGTASRSTFHGGQLRDRRTATYNGPPASPTLSHDASPLSQARSRATSNLFSKLTSKLTRRVSTEFERNGRLEGSSRHVPGEAKGDGKDGGKDGKPRSLRFTWSMRTTSSMEPSDIMREIRKVLDANNCDYEQQESFLLLCVHGDGRAENLVQWEMEVCKLPRLSLNGVRFKRISGSSMAFKNIASKVANELKL
- the mark3a gene encoding MAP/microtubule affinity-regulating kinase 3a isoform X5 gives rise to the protein MSTKTPLPTVNEKATESHTSSHANGRQEVSSSRSSRSGVRSRGSEEPQQPHVGNYRLLKTIGKGNFAKVKLARHILTGREVAIKIIDKTQLNPNSLQKLFREVRIMKILNHPNIVKLFEVIETERTLYLVMEYASGGEVFDYLVAHGRMKEKEARAKFRQIVSAVQYCHQKHIVHRDLKAENLLLDADMNIKIADFGFSNEFTMGNKLDTFCGSPPYAAPELFQGKKYDGPEVDVWSLGVILYTLVSGSLPFDGQNLKELRERVLRGKYRIPFYMSTDCENLLKRFLVLNPAKRGTLEVREDAQNQIMKDRWINAGFEEDELKPYVEPELDITDQKRIDVMVGMGYNLDEIQESLAKMKYDEITATYLLLGRKASEPEPGESASSSNLSLAKPRPNSELNGQSPSHLKVQRSVSSNHKQRRYSEQVGQNAPAGTAHPKRSQTAAVDNGKDDGGVQLRKSGAPGSRGAQPASPLLGNAGNPNKADIPDRRKGGSAAGHAQNNTVSAGMTRRNTYVCSDRNNADRLSVIPNGKEASTSSVVRAASPSPSLRFPGPGPLYACQAGWATLPHSYYALDYCSANVSVSPGGQRNPVASTHSVANAATPDRLRFPRGTASRSTFHGGQLRDRRTATYNGPPASPTLSHDASPLSQARSRATSNLFSKLTSKLTRSRHVPGEAKGDGKDGGKDGKPRSLRFTWSMRTTSSMEPSDIMREIRKVLDANNCDYEQQESFLLLCVHGDGRAENLVQWEMEVCKLPRLSLNGVRFKRISGSSMAFKNIASKVANELKL
- the mark3a gene encoding MAP/microtubule affinity-regulating kinase 3a isoform X13, whose protein sequence is MSTKTPLPTVNEKATESHTSSHANGRQEVSSSRSSRSGVRSRGSEEPQQPHVGNYRLLKTIGKGNFAKVKLARHILTGREVAIKIIDKTQLNPNSLQKLFREVRIMKILNHPNIVKLFEVIETERTLYLVMEYASGGEVFDYLVAHGRMKEKEARAKFRQIVSAVQYCHQKHIVHRDLKAENLLLDADMNIKIADFGFSNEFTMGNKLDTFCGSPPYAAPELFQGKKYDGPEVDVWSLGVILYTLVSGSLPFDGQNLKELRERVLRGKYRIPFYMSTDCENLLKRFLVLNPAKRGTLEVREDAQNQIMKDRWINAGFEEDELKPYVEPELDITDQKRIDVMVGMGYNLDEIQESLAKMKYDEITATYLLLGRKASEPEPGESASSSNLSLAKPRPNSELNGQSPSHLKVQRSVSSNHKQRRYSEQVGQNAPAGTAHPKRSQTAAVDNGKDDGGVQLRKSGAPGSRGAQPASPLLGNAGNPNKADIPDRRKGGSAAGHAQNNTVSAGMTRRNTYVCSDRNNADRLSVIPNGKEASTSSVVRAASPSPSLRFPGPGPLYACQAGWATLPHSYYALDYCSANVSVSPGGQRNPVASTHSVANAATPDRLRFPRGTASRSTFHGGQLRDRRTATYNGPPASPTLSHDASPLSQARSRATSNLFSKLTSKLTRRNMSFRFTKR
- the mark3a gene encoding MAP/microtubule affinity-regulating kinase 3a isoform X7; this translates as MSTKTPLPTVNEKATESHTSSHANGRQEVSSSRSSRSGVRSRGSEEPQQPHVGNYRLLKTIGKGNFAKVKLARHILTGREVAIKIIDKTQLNPNSLQKLFREVRIMKILNHPNIVKLFEVIETERTLYLVMEYASGGEVFDYLVAHGRMKEKEARAKFRQIVSAVQYCHQKHIVHRDLKAENLLLDADMNIKIADFGFSNEFTMGNKLDTFCGSPPYAAPELFQGKKYDGPEVDVWSLGVILYTLVSGSLPFDGQNLKELRERVLRGKYRIPFYMSTDCENLLKRFLVLNPAKRGTLEVREDAQNQIMKDRWINAGFEEDELKPYVEPELDITDQKRIDVMVGMGYNLDEIQESLAKMKYDEITATYLLLGRKASEPEPGESASSSNLSLAKPRPNSELNGQSPSHLKVQRSVSSNHKQRRYSEQVGQNAPAGTAHPKRSQTAAVDNGKDDGGVQLRKSGAPGSRGAQPASPLLGNAGNPNKADIPDRRKGGSAAGHAQNNTVSAGMTRRNTYVCSDRNNADRLSVIPNGKEASVSVSPGGQRNPVASTHSVANAATPDRLRFPRGTASRSTFHGGQLRDRRTATYNGPPASPTLSHDASPLSQARSRATSNLFSKLTSKLTRRVSTEFERNGRLEGSSRHVPGEAKGDGKDGGKDGKPRSLRFTWSMRTTSSMEPSDIMREIRKVLDANNCDYEQQESFLLLCVHGDGRAENLVQWEMEVCKLPRLSLNGVRFKRISGSSMAFKNIASKVANELKL